The following is a genomic window from Candidatus Binatia bacterium.
TCCATTGGGGCGACCGGTGGAGCGACGGGCCTCTTCGAGCACGCAAGTGATCGCCTTGCCGCGCGTCGGTGGCCTCCAGCATCGGTACGCGTGGGCGGAGGCGGCGTGATCGTGTCGCGGACGGGTTCTGAGAACGCACAGGGAGCAATGAGGCAAGCCCGGGAACGGCTCAATCAGCTCTTCGGGGTCGACACGGCGGCGCCGCCCGCAGTTCCTCAAGCTGGTAGACCGTGAGAAACTTGTCCTGGAAATGAGGCCGCGGCCGCAGGCGCTTCGCGAACGGACTCGTCGGCGACAGGCGGTCGTGGTGCACGACGACGAAACGGAAACCGTCGAGCGCGAGCCCGTCGAGCGCCGCGGCCGTTTTGGCGAGAGAGGCCGCGCCGCATGGGGGGTGTACGCCACGCTTCCAATGCGAGAGCAGGTAGTTCGCATCGACGTACCGATACGCATTCGCCGGCATTCGTCCGGAGATCCCCTCGGCGATCGGTCTCCCGTGGATCGACTGGAGGTACATGTACCGCTTCGATGGCTCCCGTCCCATCGGGAGATCGATCAGGGCGCCGCCGTTTGGTTCCGCCCGGAGCGTTTGGTGGAAGGGGCTCGCCTCGAGCAGGGCTCCTCGGTAGGGCCCGTTCGAATACTCGAAGAGTAGGAGGGCGCAGCCCGCGGTCGCGAGGACCGCTACGGTGCGCCGTGAACGGTCTCGCAGGAAACGGTCCAGCCCCAACGCGGCGCAGACGGCAAGTGGTAGCAGGGCACCGAGCATGAAGTAGTCGGGGCGTCCGACGGCTCGAATGGGCGGCAGCCAGGCGACGAAGGCTCCTGGTAGAGGGATCGAGTCGTAGACGTGCCCGTTCAGTCGGAGGACCGGGCCGAGGCTGAGCAACACGAAGCCGACCCCAATCGAGAACCACAGCACGACCCGGGCTCGAGCTGTCGACCGAGCGAGCGCGAAGAGGGTGAGAAGGAGGGGAAGGGCCCCAAGGTACGCCGGCCACTTCCTGTTCATGCCGAACGCCGCTGTGACCTTCGCCACAAGGGGTCCGAACACGGGATGGAAACGCGGGGGCGTAACGAGCGATAGGAGGTCGGTTTGCCGGCTGTCGGCGCGGTACTTCGACTCGATCGCGAACGAGAGCCCGTCGCCGTCGAAGAAGATCGGCGTGAGACGGATAGCGAGAGTCACCGCGCAGACCACTCCGAACGCAAGGGCAACGCGCCAAAAGCCCGCGGTACACCATCGCTGTCTGGTCAGCGCGCCGTGCAACGCGAGCGGCCCTACCGTCAAGATCGTAAAGACCATGATGTACAGGCTGGTGAAGGTTGCGAGGCTCAGCATCAGCGACGCCGCGACGGCGCGCCCTACGCTCGCGCGTTCGATTGCCTGGATCGTCAGCAGGGCGGTGAGCGGGATCGGAAACAGGTGCGCCAGGTCGGGATGCCCGCCGGACTGCGTGAGTGCATACGGCGCGAACCCGTAAACCAATCCACCGAAGATCGCCCCGGCGCGCTGATCGACCATCGTTCGAATCAGGAGGTACGCGCCGTAGGCGTTGCCGAAGACGGCGACGAGGATGCTTAGATTGTAGGCGACCACGCGGTCGACGACCGTGCCCAGCGTCGCCGAAGCCGAAGCGACGGTCCAGCTGATGCTGTGATACGACAGGTCGAGTCCGATCGGGTGGAAGAGCAGGTCGGAGCGCGTGAAGGACAACTCGGGGAAGGCGTGCGTCGCGACCCACCAATTGTCCCAGAGCTTGGCGTAGGTGTCGTCGTCGTGGCTAGCGAGCCACAAGCCGTCCAGGTTTGCGACGATGGGCCAGGTCATCACCGCGGTTGCGACTGCGAACAGGGCGAGCGGGCCGGAGTCACGCCGCAACCACTCGAACCACGCTCGGCCCAGAGCGCCGATCGTTCGCCGGGTCTCCGTCCCGCTCGCTGTGGGTTCCCGTTGGCTCGGCACGGGAGGACCCTACAAGGCCGCGAGCGGAGTGCCCAACGTTTCAGACCATGCCCGCGCGTATCGCGCACGATGCACGCGGCAGCGGGGGACACGACGCTTCGGTAACGGACCGCTTGGTCCCTCTGTCGAAGCTCTCGTCCTCAGAAGGCGTAGCCCAGCGCCCGCAGCCTCTCGGCGAGCGCCTCGTCGACCTTGCCGGCGTCGAGTGCCTCTCCCGGCTGCACGTACCAGATCCGCAGATGGGTCTCGCCGGCGTCGGCGACGCACGCGATGGCCTCGCCCGACTCCACGGTTGCCTCCGCGAACAACGATTCCAGGGGAGGGATCGGCCCGCGCCGAAGCGTGCTGCTGTTGCCGAGGGCGTAGGGGAGACTTCCGGACGCCGACCGGATCCACGAGCCGCCCTGGCTCAGCCCCGCGGCGTCGATCAGCAGCTCGTCCTCGTCATTGAAGTACGCGCCTTCCTTCCCCTGTCGGTCGAGCCGCGAGCGGTAAGTCGGCTCGAGTCCGAGGTCGACGTGCAGCTCACCCGCGCGTTCGCTCAGTGCGTCGCCGGCTTCGAGAGCGCGCGGCTGCACCGCTTCGGGCCGTACAGAAAGAACGAGGTTCACATCCGAAGGGCCCTCGTGCCCGCACACCCGGACGTGCAGATCCTCCTCACTCGCAACTGTCGCCGAGTCGAGCAACGTTCGTAGCTCCGTGGCCTTCTCCCGATCGGTCTCGACCCGATTCTGGAGCTCGCCTGGATCTTCGCCCAGGTGAAAGAGCATCTCCCGGTTTTCGAGCTCGTCGCGGATCAGCTTCCAAGGCCCGTCGACGACGGCGGCCAGCCGTTTGCCGTCGACGCGCAACGTCGCTACGTGCGGCCTCCGCCCGAGGCTCGGGGTGTTCTCCACGGCAAGAACGTCCGTCGGCTTCAGGTCTTCGGGAAGGGGGAGATCCAACGCGTTCAGCACTGTCGCCGGAAAGTCCGCCAGCGCCACGTAGTCGTCGATCCGCGTACCGGCCAGCGCGTTGCCCGGAAGCTTGAGCCACGCAGGTACGTGGAGCATCTCCTCGTAGAGAGTCTTCCCATGACGCACGCCACCGTGTTCGCCAAACTCCTCGCCGTGGTCGGAGACAACGAGGATCAACGCATCGTCGTACAGCCCGCGGGTGTCCAAGAAGCGGAAGAAGCGGCCGAGCTCGCGGTTTACGTCGAAGATCTCGCCCACATAGGCCAGATACCGTCGGCGCTTCGCTCGCTTTGCCGGGAGAATGTCCACCGCGGCCTTGGCGGCTGCGCGGCCCCATTTTCCCGGACGATACGGCACGTGGGGGTCGATGACGTGGATGTAGTGGAACGCGGCGTGGCCCTCGTTTCCTTCCACCGCGTCCTGGACCTGCAGGAAGACCGTTCTTCCGTCGGGCTTTGCCCGATTCCACTCCCCGGTCCCGAGATCCTTAAAGACGTCGAAGCCGCGCGCGAATCCCCAGACCGGAAGAACGTTGGGATTCGTCGTCCAGCCCATTGTCACGTAGTGACTGTCCTGGAAGACCTCCGGCAGTGTGACGAGTTCGGTGCCCAGGATGTCGTAGCGCCCGAAGACCCGGTGGCGCATGGGCGAGACTCCCGTGAGAAGGCTCGCGACCGAGGGGCGTGTCCATGACGTCGGTGCGCGCGCGCGTTCGAATGTAATTCCGTCTCGTTGTAGGCGGCCGACCCCGTCTCGGAGCTTGCCTTCCGCCGAGAAGGTCCGAACCTCTCTGATGCGCGTGGTGTCCACGACGATCACGAAGACCAAAGGGAGACCCTGCGGGGCCTCGCTGCCGATGAGAAGGGGCGAGGAGATGCACACCGTGTCGTCCTCACGGACCGAGGACCAGTCGACGTCGAGGACCGCGTCACGGTAGAGCCCTTCGAGGGGCAGCTCGCAGGCGTGCCACTGGTTAGCCGCCGTCGGCTCACCGAGATCGACGGCGCAGCGGCGCTCCGACTGCGCCAGGAACCGTCGACCATCGCGCAGCCTGAGCTCGACGCTACCGGAATCCATCGGACGCGTGGACGAGACGCTCACGTCGACGTGTAACGTGCCGCGCGCAAGGTCCCCGAGTTCCACGTCGCCCGGCTTTTCGAGGCAGAATCCGAGCCGCGTGGTACCGGCCACGTCTACCGGGGCGAGCTCGACGTCGGGCGAGCCCTCGAGCGGACGTTCAAGACCCGCGTCCGGAGTCGAGCAGGCGAGCGCGGCGATCGCGAACCAGACGAGTCCGGCCCACGAGCGTGTCGCACCGGTGAACGAGGAGGCCGGCATGAGCGATAAGCCCCAATCCATAGCAGCCCGGAACCCGGCCGACAGCGGCGAGCGCGGTCGGCCCAGGTTCAGCCGGCTCTGTGGATGCGCCGCGCGATGAAGAGGTTGCCGGGCGCGACCACCTCCTACCTCGACCTCGAGACCGGTGTGGCGGAAGTTGGCGAAGGCGCCGCCGATCGCGGCGTCTGCCACGCTGAACGCGTCACCGACCAGGTACTCGTGGTCTCCGATGGTTTCGTCGAGTTAGGCGAACATTTCGGGGAGGTTCGCGAGAGCCTTCGCGACCGAGCACTCCTGCTTTCCGACCTGACTCCACGTCACGGCTCTGCGCTCCGCGTGGTGTGGCTAGACGAGGGTCAGTAAGTCGTGTGCGCCCTGGAGCCGCTCCTTGATCGGGATGCCCACCGGGCAGGAGCCGAGGCACGGGGCGGGGCAGGTCGCACAGAGCGACGCATTCTTGTCGAGCTTCGCGTAGGCTTCGAGGCCGACGCGCTCCGCGCGGTAATCCTCGAAGTACATCCGGTGACGGAGGATGTCGTTGATCGCGAGTTCCTCGGGGCAGGAGTCGAGACAGTCGCCGCAGTGCGGGGTGCAGTAGCTGCCGAGGATCTGCTGGTCGTACCGCTCGAGCCGCGCGACGTCGGTGCCGCCTGCCTTCTTGCCCGAGGCGTAGAGGTACTCGTCGACGTGTTGCATGTCCGAGAACGAGATCACCGCACACGACACGTTCGGGTTAGAGTGCACCCATTTGAGAGCCGACTGCGCGTAGGAACTCGCGTCGTCCCGGAAGCCCTCGAGCCCGTGGTGCTTTGCGCCCTTCAGCGTCTTCATTGCAA
Proteins encoded in this region:
- a CDS encoding sulfatase, giving the protein MDWGLSLMPASSFTGATRSWAGLVWFAIAALACSTPDAGLERPLEGSPDVELAPVDVAGTTRLGFCLEKPGDVELGDLARGTLHVDVSVSSTRPMDSGSVELRLRDGRRFLAQSERRCAVDLGEPTAANQWHACELPLEGLYRDAVLDVDWSSVREDDTVCISSPLLIGSEAPQGLPLVFVIVVDTTRIREVRTFSAEGKLRDGVGRLQRDGITFERARAPTSWTRPSVASLLTGVSPMRHRVFGRYDILGTELVTLPEVFQDSHYVTMGWTTNPNVLPVWGFARGFDVFKDLGTGEWNRAKPDGRTVFLQVQDAVEGNEGHAAFHYIHVIDPHVPYRPGKWGRAAAKAAVDILPAKRAKRRRYLAYVGEIFDVNRELGRFFRFLDTRGLYDDALILVVSDHGEEFGEHGGVRHGKTLYEEMLHVPAWLKLPGNALAGTRIDDYVALADFPATVLNALDLPLPEDLKPTDVLAVENTPSLGRRPHVATLRVDGKRLAAVVDGPWKLIRDELENREMLFHLGEDPGELQNRVETDREKATELRTLLDSATVASEEDLHVRVCGHEGPSDVNLVLSVRPEAVQPRALEAGDALSERAGELHVDLGLEPTYRSRLDRQGKEGAYFNDEDELLIDAAGLSQGGSWIRSASGSLPYALGNSSTLRRGPIPPLESLFAEATVESGEAIACVADAGETHLRIWYVQPGEALDAGKVDEALAERLRALGYAF